Proteins found in one Ctenopharyngodon idella isolate HZGC_01 chromosome 16, HZGC01, whole genome shotgun sequence genomic segment:
- the il6r gene encoding interleukin-6 receptor subunit alpha, translating to MWTRSTFMFLFGVFSAIKVQSAQEDELCPRQEPLPGVLVLKLGSNVVLGCRGHVTVDDVLLASTSVMNKKYRNKQREDITVSWTSKRVYANATQITSMKGDATIGTYQKTDSGMYTKTKGDTTVTMKPPVAIRKEQSTSRRVLRAVSQTAGHEEEAFGITMGTDPDLDDYEDYDYEEEGSRVTRGIKKRTRWTLNGRQVHVGVERGGILRRPHLSLADAGNYSCYRGERLISTFKISVGAPPERPTVFCYRKFHTSKVRCDWTSKDPVTPRPLCYLLLNRGLFGNITHVPCSFSRSRCWCAFPVEEGDRTLHVAKMCVSNTAGSATSPELSFKLHDIIKPDPPTRVVVRAVEGQKHILKVSWSYPSSWKHGFYVLHFQLRYRPQLAEQYQPVLIDDRADRQQSWTIYDALPNTQYEVQLRAKDEFDGVWSDWTDTVLAATWSDLETTTSSESNTLEPFEMFPEGSGGSGEDPGVGSVVIVGADDIGHATAWLYVSCVFGLFFLVALTMLTVFFFRNKLHFMSRLGKQTLPFTLLLHSSRPFPAPAASEQLPEEGKSLMSPPKHSLQHFLPVEQEGIHLHNMDYFLSPGSESVRV from the exons ATGTGGACCCGATCTACATTCATGTTTCTCTTCGGTGTATTCTCTGCGATTAAAGTTCAATCTGCCCAAGAAGATGAGCTGTGTCCTCGACAAG AGCCCCTTCCTGGAGTTTTGGTCTTGAAATTAGGAAGCAATGTTGTGCTTGGCTGCAGAGGCCATGTCACTGTGGACGACGTGCTGTTGGCTTCGACCAGTGtcatgaataaaaaatacagaaacaagcAGAGAGAAGACATCACTGTCAGCTGGACATCCAAAAGAGTTTATGCTAATGCTACACAAATAACCAGTATGAAGGGAGATGCTACAATTGGAACATACCAAAAGACTGATTCTGGTATGTATACCAAAACTAAAGGGGACACGACGGTCACTATGAAACCCCCTGTAGCCATAAGAAAGGAACAAAGCACTTCTAGACGAGTTTTGCGTGCTGTCAGTCAAACTGCTGGACATGAAGAAGAGGCCTTCGGTATCACCATGGGCACAGATCCTGATCTAGATGATTATGAGGACTATGATTATGAAGAGGAAGGCTCCAGGGTTACACGAGGCATCAAAAAGCGAACACGCTGGACTCTCAATGGACGACAAGTGCATGTTGGTGTGGAAAGGGGTGGGATTTTAAGACGTCCGCATCTCAGCTTGGCAGATGCTGGGAATTACAGCTGCTACAGAGGAGAGAGACTCATTTCCACATTCAAAATCAGCGTAGGGG CGCCTCCAGAGAGACCCACTGTCTTTTGCTACAGGAAGTTTCACACTAGTAAGGTCCGCTGTGATTGGACGTCCAAAGATCCGGTAACCCCACGGCCGCTGTGTTACCTACTTCTTAATAGAGG ATTGTTCGGTAACATCACTCATGTACCTTGTTCATTCTCCCGGTCCCGCTGTTGGTGTGCTTTCCCTGTGGAGGAGGGTGACAGAACTCTCCATGTGGCAAAAATGTGTGTGTCTAACACAGCAGGCAGTGCCACGAGCCCTGAACTCAGCTTCAAGCTACACGACATCA tTAAGCCAGACCCCCCAACCAGAGTGGTGGTGAGAGCAGTCGAGGGCCAGAAGCATATCCTTAAAGTATCCTGGTCTTATCCCAGTTCCTGGAAGCATGGCTTCTATGTCCTGCATTTCCAGCTGAGATACCGACCACAACTCGCAGAGCAG TACCAGCCAGTGTTGATAGATGATAGGGCTGACAGACAACAGTCCTGGACAATTTATGATGCTCTGCCTAACACTCAGTATGAAGTGCAGCTTCGGGCCAAGGATGAGTTTGATGGCGTCTGGAGTGACTGGACTGATACTGTCTTGGCAGCCACTTGGTCAG ATCTTGAGACGACTACTTCCTCTGAGAGCAATACCTTG GAACCCTTTGAGATGTTTCCTGAAGGTTCTGGAGGATCTGGAGAAGATCCTGGTGTAG GATCAGTAGTAATAGTTGGAGCTGATGATATTGGACATGCTACTGCGTGGCTGTATGTGTCGTGTGTTTTTGGGCTGTTTTTTCTTGTAGCCCTCACCATGCTCACAGTCTTTTTCTTCAG GAATAAGCTGCATTTTATGTCTAGATTAGGAAAACAGACTTTGCCCTTTACGTTGCTCCTTCATTCCTCTCGCCCTTTTCCCGCTCCTGCTGCCTCTGAACAGCTTCCAGAGGAGGGAAAGTCACTGATGTCACCTCCCAAGCACAGCCTGCAACACTTCCTTCCTGTTGAGCAGGAGGGCATTCATCTGCATAACATGGATTATTTCCTGTCTCCAGGGTCTGAGAGTGTGAGGGTCTGA